The Lipingzhangella halophila genomic interval GCCGACAGCCCCACCTTCACCGCCGCCTGGTGCGCGGTGGGCGTCTGGCTGGCCACCGTCGCCGGGGCGGCCCTGATGCAGCGGTACGCACTCCAGGGGCCGGCCGAGGTGCTGCTGCGGCGCCTCACCTACGGCCGCCGCCGGGCGACGACGGCACCAGCGGCCCGCCGGCAGCCGTCGGGAAGGTGAGCGGACCGGCCGTCGCCCCATCGCGATTGGATGTCGCGGGTCATGACGTTGCCGACCATGGGTGCGCTGCGGCTGCGGGGCGCCTTCTCCAACGATGGTGCCGTTGGTGCTGCCGCTGGGCACCGGGGCCAGCACCGGCCGGGGGAAGGAGCGAGTGCGATACTGCTGAAGTGGATCTGCGAAGCGCGTGCAGAGCGGCGGGAATCGGCGCTGTCGTTTCGAGCGAGCATTCCGGGGCTGCGCCTCGTTTGCACAGGTCTTTGCCAGCTCTTTCAACGAGGCTGGTAATCAGCTTGGGCGCTCCTTTCGAAGTCCACTACGACGGGCAGACCACGCACATGCGGACCGTGTTGGCCGGACTGATGCGGCCAGGCGTGCCGGCTCCCGTCCTCGTGCTGCATCCGCAGCAACAAAGCCTGTACGTCGACCTGTCGCCCACCGCCATGCAACGTCTCACAGGAGCCCCACTCAGTGAACTCGATGCCGGGGGTGTGACCGCCGATTCGCTTCTGCCGTGGGTCAGCTCGCTGGGTGAGGAGCTAGCGGAACAGTCGCACGGTCGCCGGGAGACGCTGATGCGCGCTCGGCTGCTGGAATCCCTCGACAATGCGGGGCGGGTTCCCTGGCCCAGCGACTCTGTTGCGGCACTCACCCTCATCAAACGGTCCCGTGGGCAGGTTTCTGTCGAGGATGTGGCCAGGCAGGCCCATCTGAGCCCGCGGCGCTTGCGTCATGTGATGCGGCGTGAACTGGGAGTTACTCCCAAGTTCGCGGCCCGAGCGGCCCGCTTGGCTTCTGCTGTCGACCGAGCCGCTCACGGTGCCGAATCCTGGGCGCAGGTTGCCGCGGAAACAGGGTTCCACGATCAGAGCCACCTCGTGCATGAGTTTCAAGCGATGATGCGCACAACACCGGACGCGTGGGTTGCCGAGGAAGGCCGAAACTTACAAGGCTGGCGGCGGCCAGCCGCATGATCATCGT includes:
- a CDS encoding helix-turn-helix domain-containing protein, whose translation is MGAPFEVHYDGQTTHMRTVLAGLMRPGVPAPVLVLHPQQQSLYVDLSPTAMQRLTGAPLSELDAGGVTADSLLPWVSSLGEELAEQSHGRRETLMRARLLESLDNAGRVPWPSDSVAALTLIKRSRGQVSVEDVARQAHLSPRRLRHVMRRELGVTPKFAARAARLASAVDRAAHGAESWAQVAAETGFHDQSHLVHEFQAMMRTTPDAWVAEEGRNLQGWRRPAA